The DNA window GTATACCAATTTCTTCATTGTCTTCAGTCTATCCGACGCATCGTCCATTCGGTTGGCGTCGATGAAATCGTTGTACTTGTCTACAGAGATGACATACACATTATGAGTGAGCGCATGTGTGTATGAAGACCGAACCTACCATTGGTGAAGAGAGGTTCCGGGAGTTTCCGGAAGAAAGATTTCAGTAAACTGCTGACGACGTTGAGGTCCTGCCACTTCTGTCACCAACCAAGGAAAGAAAGAGGAGTGGATTAGTATAGCgcttttgcattgcaaaaatcgGCTTATATTTTCAAACAAATAGATGCAACGCAAATATTCTGACACTTAAATGGCAGTCCTTCCCAAAACTGAATAGAATTTGccacaaataaaaccacaatTTGTCAATTGCATGTGTAAAGTATCTAAAcctttagaccacatgtgtcaaagtggcagtccgggggccagatctggcccaccacatcatttagtgtggtccgggaaagtaaatcatgagtgccaactttctgttttaggatcaaattaaaatgaagagtatagatgtatattaaagttcctgattttcccccttttaaatcaataattgtaaatttttaatcaattttttctgtgtttttagttcaaaaatcatttcgtaaaatttaaaaatatataaaaaaaggtcaaataaaaattgttttagatctataaaaaactgaatattcagggcttttaatccagttcttttaatccatttattaaaaaaaaatctaaatattatatctaaaatggtctggcccgcaagaaatcaagttgacgttaatgtggcccgcgaaccaacccgagtttgacacccttgctttagactAAACGTGATTATTGATTTGTTTAGAAATCGATTAATATTTAGCaagagaggaaaaacaaaactcCATTCTGCCGTGAATACCAATGAAATTATAGTCCAAAATTTGAGCACTATCATTGGTGGACTTCAGTGTCTTTCTATACATTTGACTGATGATGTACTTTGTTTGCATGCTAGATTGTACCTCTTCTGTTGGGTTGATGTCGAGACCCTTGTTGAGTTGATCCTGAAGCGATGACACCATAGCGTTGTTGCCGGGCACGCGGTAGATCCCCGTGTACTCCAGACCCATCTCTTCCACCAGGCCACAGCAAATCTCCACAATCAGTGGGATGAACTGGATAAGATCCAGATCGGCAATTAGTATGAGGAATGTGACGTGAGGTTTCTTTTGTAGAAAGAAAGAGAAACTTGACGGCTGACCTTGTTGTTGACACCCGGCTGGCAGTCCTCCAGCCTTACACCGAAGGCTTTAGGTCCCGCTTTCTTGGCCTTCTTCATGATGTTGATTCCCCACGGAGACTTGGGTGGACTGCTTTCATCTAAATACAAATAAGACAATATTTGAACACAAAGATATAAGAAGTTTCCATGAAAACACAAGAGTTTACTCGGAGAATGCAGTacagaggaaaacaaaaatgtagacATTTCCAGCAAAAAAGCACCCTTAAAAAACATAAGAACAATTTTcccagaaaaaataaaatatgaattcacAAAAAAAGGCTATTTCAGGCAAGAAAAGGACTCGTATTTGAAATATGAACCTTTGACATCTGATTTGGGCGAACGCGGTGCACCCAACGCGTTCTCGTTTTTGGCGAGCAGGAAAGGCGGCTTTATACGGGACAGCCTGGGAGAAGAGTCGGGCTTACTTCCTGTTGGGCTGTAGGGGGGGACAGAGAGTTTAACAAGTTGGAAAAAAGTTGTTGAAATGGAAACACTCGCGTTCGGTGTCTCACCTTTGCTTCCTGTAATCATTCAGCTTTTTATTGATCAGTGCCTGCCTGGAAAAGCCCAGctcctgcaaaaaaaacctcaatgtAAATCTACTACACTGCACTGTATTTTTCATTGGAAAACATTAGATTCATTTTTCAATGAACGTATTTAGACGTTCTCTCATTCTCACCTCGCTGTCAGTCTTGCTGTTCTCTCTGATGACCTGAATCCAGGCCAACATTTGATCTCGATCCTCGGCCTGCAACAGGTACTCGCAGAAATCCTGCGTAGTGAGCCTGAGGGCATGTTTTCGCTTGGTCTCGCTATAAGCGATGTCCACCAGACAGCCGCGGATGCTGATGGGCTGCTCGTCCTCGGCCCCGCCGCCCAATGTGGCGCCGCGCAGCACTGCCTCTCGCTTGTCTTTATACAGGAAGAGCGAGTGCGAACGCAGCACGGAGAAGACGCGCTTCCATGGACGCATCCCACTGCCCACCTTCTGtcacagaagaagaaagaagaagaCATAACactctacatcaagggtgtcagactcgggttgattcgcgggccgttttaacatcaacttgatttcacgtgggctggaccattttagatataatatttagattttttttaaataaattgattaaaagaactggattaaaatccctgaatattccgttttttatagatctaaaacaatgtttattttagcttttttaaatatatttttagattttacaaaatgatttttgaactaaaaacacagaaaaaaaatgattaaaaaattacaattattgatttaaaagggggaaaatcaggaaatttaatatacatcaatactcttcattttaatttgatcctaaaacagaaagtcgccactcatgatttactttcccgggccacacaaaatgatgcggtgggccagatttgatccctttgccgccactttgacgtgTTCTACATGATAATGAAAAACGTGGGGTGTTGTACCTTTTCATCCATTTCGGACacaacaaaatgtgaaaatagctCTACTCACCTTGCCCTTTTCAGTGAGGATCTGCTTGAAGTGCAACCAGCCTTCTCGCCTCACATCGCTATATGTGATGGTGCCAAGCTCTGAGGTGGAGTGACGCTTGGAGCGTACCTCCTCTGCCGTGCCCAGGTTTTCAAGAGACTATAAACACAAACAGTGTTATTCCATGCTATACGGTACAGATGCGAGTGGCTGACCAGAACAAAAAGTTGAaaaggagagaaaaataaagtcacaaaatattgtttttcattgcgATGGCATAAGGCACACTTTTTTCCCTATAATTTGGCAAGTGAAACTTTAGtggttttttctctctcactaatgcttgttatgtttttttaagctcTTATGTTAACatgtgcctatttagcctgttgttcttggcttgtgatcaaataaaaaattgcccttccccaagtgcgccttatatattgttttttcccctcttcattgtgtattcctTGGCTagagcgacttatagtccgaaaaatacagtaatacgaCTAGTCATGGTTGCAAATTTGACAGGCACCAAAGAAGGGGATATTCTCAATTTTACTGCAAAATTAAATATTGCTGGTTTCTCTCATTTTGGTGTGGTAAGAAAATCCCTATCACTTGAAAGACTGTAACTCACCCCATCAGTGAAGAAGCTCTTGACTCTCTTTGGCAACCTCCTGTTAAAATACAAGGCTTTTTAATGCCAGTACATAAGACCAATCATTACCGTGTGTGCAATCACTCACGAAAATATCCGTCCTTCATCCCGGAAGGCGTTGAGTCCCTCGTCGCAAGACTTGGAGCGCTCAGCGGTGATGGCTAGAAGATAGGAGGAACGGCGACCTGATTTAATAGCGCCTGTTCCACGACAGCACGAACCAGTGGAGagttgaaaagaaagaaagaaagaaaaagcaagatggatggatggggggaaaagaaaagaaagaacgaTGATGTAATGCCAATCACTGCCGGTGACGAATTGGGTGACAATGGGGAGGGTGACTGAGCAAAGAAGCAGGAAATTGATTGGCGATGAGCTCAAGTGTCCGCCTTCGTGTCTCATTTGCTGATATGCACGTTtaaatcatgtaaaaataacatgcacattttaacagCTTCTGTCCAAAAGATCTGCAGCCAAAGTTATGTTGCAAACAAGCAGCATGCAAAGTCAGATATAAAGTGCAAATCAAGTTATTTTACGTCCAACGTTAAGCAACAAATGATTCGCAAGGAAGAAAGCATTTTTAGGTATTAGTTGGTAAATTGAAAAAGAATCATGCCAAGTCTATTAAGCGGTGATttgtagaaaatatttttccccattttataaGTGTGGTTTTCTTTTAATGCATGCTATCCTATTTTCTAGACATTTTTTTGGAGTTGAATTGtcaagaaaatgtcaaattcttAAAATGACTTGATTTGTATGTTAAAGAGTATCAATGAAAGTATAAGTATTAAACTTTTCAACCAGGAAAAGAAGTCAGTAACTACTAGAAAAGCCAAATACTTTAATGTGCACCTCATATATGACAGTGTTGCTAAAATGATTATTTAGCCAatgttaaaattatttaattgtaAGCCGACTCTGTATATGGCAAAGCTTACATTTACTCTTGGAAGACACTGACTATTTCCTGGAAAATTTGGatttaaattgatttgaatttgaaattgaCTCTTTTTGTAGAAACGGTCAAAAATTCAAGTGTTGTTTACACTTAGTAGAAAATGAGCATTTATGGAATCAAAGAATTTACCACAATattgaaacatgttttttttccctctcagaAAGCAATAGTTTGTCATCCTTCACAAAGTAGTTATATCAATAAAAAGGCTGAAAATGCTTTGCTTTAAGGTGACacatcataaaaaaaagaaatatgtgtTAGCCTTGAAGCTGATGGTGGCCTGTTGCAACCAAGCATACCAGAGgttctttaaacaaaaaaaaaaaagcttcttcCCTGTTAAGATAGAAGCTCGCAGCATTCCAGATGCAAGGCATGCAGCGTTGACGGGGAGGAGGGTCAGGTAAGgttgggggagggggggtgccACACTCACGGCAATCATGTGAGAAGAGCCTAGTTGCAGGAAAGGTGAAGGTAGGGGAAGCGGGGCTGGCGACTGCGGCCGGCGCCGAACTCATGCCACTGGAGACCACCGAGGACGCCGGCACGTGGCGGGCGCGCAAGTCAGCGCCAGGGCTGGTGGGCTCATCTGTCGGGAAGTCGGGAAATGACGGAAGCGCCAGgaagagaggaggaggaagatgggTTAGGTGTTAGGAAGGAAAGGATCCATGATAAAGAGGTGTTAAAAGGaagggggattttattttgtaaagaaagagtttttcatttttttttcttcttcttgcagTTCCATGGAATGCAACATGCAACCATGCTGCAGTGTGAGCATAAAGTAGTCTTTGGTTTGGGGTAATGGACGTGTCTAATACTAATATGAACGGGTGAAGCCAGTTCGAAAAGCACGTGAATAATTTCAAGTATGACCATTAAATTCCTGATGCGCTAAAACTTATTTTCGATCATACTAAAACAAATCTGTCATGATAATGCAATGATGATCTCCATGCTGGAAAATTTtacgttaaaaaaacaacttgtatGAGAACGATTTTAGGAGTAATCTATTCTACAACTTGCGTTTAAGGACATGAACAGTCAGTCCGCTTTCCTCCTTGTAGAAACAACAGAGGGCAGCAAAACACTGCGGTTGAGGCAAGGAAGGAAACATTTGCAATCTGGGGATGACGAATCTGGCTGTGTTTAAAAACCAGCTCCGAAATAGCTTTGCTGCGGCTTTAAGGAAGGCCATCATTAACAGGCAGCGGAGAAACACACAGAAACGCAGAGCCCACGTTGTCTACGAGGAAAAAACAGGTGTTGGATTTGGTACACCACGTGAATTTTCTTCAGGCGATTTGGGCGGCATCTAGCTCATGGCAATAATTGCGTTGCTAATTCCAAAATGGCCAAATCAGCCTCTCAACCAGAACCAGTTCTGCCAGTTGACATTGCGCtgcctttgcaaaaaaaaatgctttgtggTTTGAAGAAGTCCAAAGAGTCGATGGGAAATACTAACAAAGAAAGTACTCATTTGGAGTGGCTTGTTCGGGAAAATCCAATGTCCGAACCCTCAGTTTCTGAAAAAAAGCCCCCTGGGTTTCCCGTATACAAGCCACGTTTAGCCAGGCGCTGCAGTCTTTCGCCTCCTCTGCATATTGTTGGAGTTTCAGTTATAGCACTTTATGTGGTGATTTAAGTTAATCAATCAACATTGTATTGCACTATCACGTCAAAACAGGGGTAAAATAAAGGGGTGCGAAGGGATTCAAGTTATGGAATTGAACGTTGACGTGCTTCCTACAGAAGGTGTAAAAACTTGAATGCATGATAATGTTGactgaaaagaaaagaacattgtCTGACTTTTGTTTCTGACAAAAGCATGTCAAtggggaacattttcagtttacagCAGAGAAACATGTCAGGACCTGCTGTGATTTGGTTGTCTGCTTTTGTGTAAGCAAGAATGCATACTCAAATGCTTTAACAGCAACGCCTCCTTGTCAATTTTCACACCCCAAATGATTTTCTCTGGCTGAGTTGGGGCTTATCCCAAGTTTCCTCGTGAGTTAGCTGATGTGGACCACCGATACCCCGACAAGATATTACCAGCAGTTTTTCACTATGCGTCCCGTGTTAGGTGATACAAGGAAGTCAAAAGCCTGCGGAGTCAGAAAGTCTTCTGTGAATCAGGCGCGAGTCTAGACGTGCCTGGGAGAATTTTTCAGTTTGCCAAACACGATTAGAAGTCAGCCTGTTTTCATTGTTATGATTCCTTTCATCCAAGGAAAAGCCCAGGGTTTACTGTACACagtgtaataaataaattacaaccATGTGGACCATCCTGGTAGTGATGTAATGTGAACAGAATTAGACTAAGGCCAAATGTCCCCTCAAAGAATTTCCCTTTTAGAACTTATCACGCTTATACCTGTAACTCATTCGCCTTTGAAAAGGTACAATCTGTTATTTTGGGGACAAATATTCAATATACTTTTAGACTTTTTCTGTCTCTGCCACAGTGTTGGGCTTCTTTgagtaatgtaaaaaaacaaaagatgagtCACCAAATGAGCGACACTGAGCTGAAATTTTGATATAAGAAGATTTAGGTTAGGACATTCTAAGATTCAATGTGAAACTTACCAATGAAGGGGATAGATGCCAGTGAATCATCCTCCAGGGAGAGGGGGACAACATTGCCATTTGCCTTAATTGGCACCGTGTCTCCCGAAGAGCTGGAGGTGGCTACCGAGTCTGGGGGTTCTGGTGAGAACAAGGAGGGCTCGAGGCCCTCCATGGGAAGCGCGTAGTGGGGGTGTCGCATGCCGTGGGCGTTTCTCCGTCCAGTGGGTGGCTTCTGTCGCATCACCACCTCCTGAGTTTGCGGCGTGATCTCCACCGACCCTCGCTCGTGGTTGGTCGGTCTGTACGCTCTGTCCTGGGATTCGGGTGAGGTGGAAGCCAGTGGGGGTGAGACTGTGGGCGCACCTTCTGGAGGACTGGTGTTCCAGTTTAAATGGGGGCCAGAGTATGAGGGGTCCCTGAAAGAGTGGGCCTGCTGCATGATGCGGCCTGTCTTACGGTAGAAAGAGGGGCTGTAACTGCGGTAGCCCACTGGCTGGTCGTCCATGCTCTGGCTTGGCGGAAGCCGCCGGTTCTTGGGGGGCGGCTGCTGAGGTTGGGGTGGAGAATGCGTCTGCGTGGGGTGTTTGGAGTGCGGCTGGGAGTGTCGGGGCAAATGGGGGCCTTGCGCTGCAGGGTATGGACCGCCGTGCCTCTGGTGGACATCAGTTCTTGGGGGCGGCTTCGGAGGCTGGTGCCACCTCTCGCATCGGGCAGAAACCAGTCCGGGTGCAGGCCGGTCCAACATCTCTAACGAATGTCCGTGGCGATCGAATTGCACCAGGTGGTTTTCGGAGCGCGTCCTCGTGTAATTGGAGGAAGAATGGACCCTATCTGGACCCCAGTCCGCACACCAGTAAGGTTCTCCGTGGGGCGCCGGTCCTGACTGCTGCACTAACAGCAGAGTGTCCTGGGAGGCGCTGTGGGGCCAGCCGGCCACCCGCTGTGGCTGGGGATGCCTCCTGGACTCGCTGAGGCGGTCCTGGGAATAGCTACGTTGCCGTGTATGTATATTGTGTACGGGACGTTCTGGCACTTGGTTGTGATACCACTCTGAAAGTGCCTGTTGGCAGCGATCGTTTCGCCCTTGGCCGATATGGGGTAGCGGTGGGCTGGTCCAAGCCTGGCCGCTCGACTTGCGCGGCTGGGCCTGCGTGGTGTTGGCGCCATGGTGGTGATTGGAGTAGTGGACCTGCATTGGGCTAGATAATGGTCCCcctgatgatgaggaggaggaataTGAGCGACCTCTGGTTTGCCCCTGAGGCTGCTGTCCGGTCATGCCATACTGGATCTCTTCTGTGCGGTGGGCGGGACTCGTGTGACCCACGCCACCCAGCTCCACAGAGCGCCCGTCCTGCCAACTGGCAGGGCTGCACAAAGTGGAGCGGTTGTCTAAGGGTGAGGAGGGACTAGGGGAACCAGGCCAGCGACTCCAGTTATCCAGCTGGTTCTGGCCCAGAGGGGCTGGTGGAGGTGCGCCCGCGGGCGACATGGTGTTTCCGCGGGGGTAGCAGATAGGTGGCGGCGGTGGGAGGTTCTCAGCTCCCCCCGAGAAGGGCTCGTTTCCAGTCAGGTAGGCATCTTGGGAGTATGCCTGAAAGAGGTTTTAAGACAGGTGAAgcggctttttttttacatcggaGGTGCGTTTTCACACACTATGAACTTGTTTGGCAACAAGACTATCAAAAGAGGCCTCATGCCGCGCTCAAAATGACAATGGGCTGGGAGACGTCTCCCGGGTTCTGGGAAACGCAAACACGCTAGGTGAGAAAGTAACGACACAAAAACAATCGATTTGCATTTCAACAAAGGCACTACTTACATCTTCCCcaccaaatgtgtttttaaatgaaaaattgttTCAGGTCCACCAAGATTCGCCCAAAAGTTCcatcaaaacaaacattcaatTGTAGACGTGTCCTCGACAAACGATCCTTTTTATGTTGATACATCCAATCTTCTCTACTCTTATTATTTAACTGCTGGCTCCCTTGATCTTGTTTTTTGCTCGACTCTTACACTCCCTCCCTCTCTGCGTGTGAGTGTCACTCCACCCAGTGGGAGTGCACAGGGAGGTGCAGGAGTAGTGATGTCATGCTAGGAATGTAGTCAATGCAGAAAATGAAGACAGCTTGTAATGCAAAAAGTTGAAAAGACACCTTTTAGCTGTAGCTGATTAATGTCGATGCTTCTAAATGTATGTGCAAAGCTCACCCTGATTACATCACATCTCTGGTTATCAAACTGGACATTTGGACTATTCTGCAGACATTTAAATACAAATCGCGACTGTGTTTTGCTTCCACATGACAAAATTAAGCTGGAGTCTGCACATGTTAATGCCCGCAATTCGAAGTTCACCGGAGGATGTTTCTATCCTTGACTCTCTTTTAATAGGATTACAATTTGTGATAGTGTGTCAATGTAGTACATAAAAAAAAGTCGCATAAAAAACATACACTTACCAACTGAAGCACATCTTCATCTTTTGGCATGATGGCAAGTTCCAGTACACTTTCActgttgaaaaatatgagatatGAGTCAATGCATTATCCCATAAAGTTATACATGTGGCATtggaaatttcattcattcattttcaacaccgcttatccttgtgTGTGGGACCCTATCCATCCAAATTTCAGCCAAAAGGCAGACAAAACTCcagactggtcgctagtcagttgtagggaacacaaaaacagacaagctgcctgcaccaaagtcaggcgaaagtACTGCTGCACAATCGGGTGATTAGATCATATTTCCTGGAGAAATTTGCACAGAAAGGCAGATAAGATCTAGTGTGACAGGCCTAATTGCACATGAAAATACGTCGCACTCTCTGGTGTAGAACACAGTGCTTAGGGATAACTTCTTTCAACATAGATTTTTATGCGTCATGTGTGCTTAAGGCAGTTCAACACAGTTCAGTGACTCTGAACATGGCGTGACATGAGTTCTCACCTGTTCTGGATGAGAGCGATCACCTGCGAGTATGTCTTTCCCAGCACACTCTCACCATTTACCTTGACTAGACGATCACCTGACAGAAAAAAGACACATGTAAAGTTTTTCCCCCTGGAAGTTATTTAACCAAGACAAAGAAGATACCTAAAGGATAACATATAAGGAACTTGTTTCTGAAGCTAAAGTTTAACATGAGATTT is part of the Stigmatopora argus isolate UIUO_Sarg chromosome 14, RoL_Sarg_1.0, whole genome shotgun sequence genome and encodes:
- the arhgap23a gene encoding rho GTPase-activating protein 23 isoform X9; this encodes MQKSSGTATLSLSLSLQRLYPELLCRIKASGDGKGKTTEIREALLRFCPMRSVRNAHVSEHRHPDPMPAAMLPCPVPAGSDWSFQNPVGVDCSSPEPRCIWVAVLRGVVVGHHQLRAKGRRDGLSSPAADNNPRPPMASRTGRESVNVAWKGPRTLVLRKNSQGFGFTLRHFIVYPPESSLHTDLKDEENGNGKGFQKGRLEPMDTIFVKNVREKGPAHEAGLCTGDRLVKVNGESVLGKTYSQVIALIQNSESVLELAIMPKDEDVLQLAYSQDAYLTGNEPFSGGAENLPPPPPICYPRGNTMSPAGAPPPAPLGQNQLDNWSRWPGSPSPSSPLDNRSTLCSPASWQDGRSVELGGVGHTSPAHRTEEIQYGMTGQQPQGQTRGRSYSSSSSSGGPLSSPMQVHYSNHHHGANTTQAQPRKSSGQAWTSPPLPHIGQGRNDRCQQALSEWYHNQVPERPVHNIHTRQRSYSQDRLSESRRHPQPQRVAGWPHSASQDTLLLVQQSGPAPHGEPYWCADWGPDRVHSSSNYTRTRSENHLVQFDRHGHSLEMLDRPAPGLVSARCERWHQPPKPPPRTDVHQRHGGPYPAAQGPHLPRHSQPHSKHPTQTHSPPQPQQPPPKNRRLPPSQSMDDQPVGYRSYSPSFYRKTGRIMQQAHSFRDPSYSGPHLNWNTSPPEGAPTVSPPLASTSPESQDRAYRPTNHERGSVEITPQTQEVVMRQKPPTGRRNAHGMRHPHYALPMEGLEPSLFSPEPPDSVATSSSSGDTVPIKANGNVVPLSLEDDSLASIPFIDEPTSPGADLRARHVPASSVVSSGMSSAPAAVASPASPTFTFPATRLFSHDCRAIKSGRRSSYLLAITAERSKSCDEGLNAFRDEGRIFSRLPKRVKSFFTDGSLENLGTAEEVRSKRHSTSELGTITYSDVRREGWLHFKQILTEKGKKVGSGMRPWKRVFSVLRSHSLFLYKDKREAVLRGATLGGGAEDEQPISIRGCLVDIAYSETKRKHALRLTTQDFCEYLLQAEDRDQMLAWIQVIRENSKTDSEELGFSRQALINKKLNDYRKQSPTGSKPDSSPRLSRIKPPFLLAKNENALGAPRSPKSDVKDESSPPKSPWGINIMKKAKKAGPKAFGVRLEDCQPGVNNKFIPLIVEICCGLVEEMGLEYTGIYRVPGNNAMVSSLQDQLNKGLDINPTEEKWQDLNVVSSLLKSFFRKLPEPLFTNDKYNDFIDANRMDDASDRLKTMKKLIRDLPDYYYHTLKFLVCHLKTVADNSDKNKMEPRNLALVFGPTLVRTSEDNMKDMVTHMPDRYKIVETLIQHYLWFFSEEPDKDEKTPVDTEDVQPAPNIDHLLSNIGRTALLGDASDSTNSDSAKSKVTSHRGLS
- the arhgap23a gene encoding rho GTPase-activating protein 23 isoform X1, which codes for MQKSSGTATLSLSLSLQRLYPELLCRIKASGDGKGKTTEIREALLRFCPMRSVRNAHVSEHRHPDPMPAAMLPCPVPAGSDWSFQNPVGVDCSSPEPRCIWVAVLRGVVVGHHQLRAKGRRDGLSSPAADNNPRPPMASRTGRESVNVAWKGPRTLVLRKNSQGFGFTLRHFIVYPPESSLHTDLKDEENGNGKGFQKGRLEPMDTIFVKNVREKGPAHEAGLCTGDRLVKVNGESVLGKTYSQVIALIQNSESVLELAIMPKDEDVLQLAYSQDAYLTGNEPFSGGAENLPPPPPICYPRGNTMSPAGAPPPAPLGQNQLDNWSRWPGSPSPSSPLDNRSTLCSPASWQDGRSVELGGVGHTSPAHRTEEIQYGMTGQQPQGQTRGRSYSSSSSSGGPLSSPMQVHYSNHHHGANTTQAQPRKSSGQAWTSPPLPHIGQGRNDRCQQALSEWYHNQVPERPVHNIHTRQRSYSQDRLSESRRHPQPQRVAGWPHSASQDTLLLVQQSGPAPHGEPYWCADWGPDRVHSSSNYTRTRSENHLVQFDRHGHSLEMLDRPAPGLVSARCERWHQPPKPPPRTDVHQRHGGPYPAAQGPHLPRHSQPHSKHPTQTHSPPQPQQPPPKNRRLPPSQSMDDQPVGYRSYSPSFYRKTGRIMQQAHSFRDPSYSGPHLNWNTSPPEGAPTVSPPLASTSPESQDRAYRPTNHERGSVEITPQTQEVVMRQKPPTGRRNAHGMRHPHYALPMEGLEPSLFSPEPPDSVATSSSSGDTVPIKANGNVVPLSLEDDSLASIPFIDEPTSPGADLRARHVPASSVVSSGMSSAPAAVASPASPTFTFPATRLFSHDCRAIKSGRRSSYLLAITAERSKSCDEGLNAFRDEGRIFSRLPKRVKSFFTDGSLENLGTAEEVRSKRHSTSELGTITYSDVRREGWLHFKQILTEKGKKVGSGMRPWKRVFSVLRSHSLFLYKDKREAVLRGATLGGGAEDEQPISIRGCLVDIAYSETKRKHALRLTTQDFCEYLLQAEDRDQMLAWIQVIRENSKTDSEELGFSRQALINKKLNDYRKQSPTGSKPDSSPRLSRIKPPFLLAKNENALGAPRSPKSDVKDESSPPKSPWGINIMKKAKKAGPKAFGVRLEDCQPGVNNKFIPLIVEICCGLVEEMGLEYTGIYRVPGNNAMVSSLQDQLNKGLDINPTEEKWQDLNVVSSLLKSFFRKLPEPLFTNDKYNDFIDANRMDDASDRLKTMKKLIRDLPDYYYHTLKFLVCHLKTVADNSDKNKMEPRNLALVFGPTLVRTSEDNMKDMVTHMPDRYKIVETLIQHYLWFFSEEPDKDEKTPVDTEDVQPAPNIDHLLSNIGRTALLGDASDSTNSDSAKSKGSWGSKKDLTAKDFLTLSIMSAVTGRKRRKRHNGRRVGSSTDDDSEHERVKAGEEEVGDGAPHAEGEEEEDDDEEEEEGEEEKQEAKEERPAVQCGKEEEETGGRADARSIVSGYSTLSTLGRSLGAEDADDEHSELVSETDNESGFASRERPGKPPTPPRKPSAAPAGRVNDDDAGGGGARSTTPSSTSSAHRARSRPSFNSHKLIQCDTLARKKLKSDKMKAHWLELPEIADPDAPGTRTKTSLGSSRENLRPSRVRPLASSPPPSGEAASFAPVAKSLAEQVRARLLGSADDLRSVGMRKPLSPESRRKKRAWRRHTVVASPTEPTDDKRPPLVTTEFPLSPLNPKTALPRGDDGAERGSSGRQMPPSRFHQYL
- the arhgap23a gene encoding rho GTPase-activating protein 23 isoform X3: MQKSSGTATLSLSLSLQRLYPELLCRIKASGDGKGKTTEIREALLRFCPMRSVRNAHVSEHRHPDPMPAAMLPCPVPAGSDWSFQNPVGVDCSSPEPRCIWVAVLRGVVVGHHQLRAKGRRDGLSSPAADNNPRPPMASRTGRESVNVAWKGPRTLVLRKNSQGFGFTLRHFIVYPPESSLHTDLKDEENGNGKGFQKGRLEPMDTIFVKNVREKGPAHEAGLCTGDRLVKVNGESVLGKTYSQVIALIQNSESVLELAIMPKDEDVLQLAYSQDAYLTGNEPFSGGAENLPPPPPICYPRGNTMSPAGAPPPAPLGQNQLDNWSRWPGSPSPSSPLDNRSTLCSPASWQDGRSVELGGVGHTSPAHRTEEIQYGMTGQQPQGQTRGRSYSSSSSSGGPLSSPMQVHYSNHHHGANTTQAQPRKSSGQAWTSPPLPHIGQGRNDRCQQALSEWYHNQVPERPVHNIHTRQRSYSQDRLSESRRHPQPQRVAGWPHSASQDTLLLVQQSGPAPHGEPYWCADWGPDRVHSSSNYTRTRSENHLVQFDRHGHSLEMLDRPAPGLVSARCERWHQPPKPPPRTDVHQRHGGPYPAAQGPHLPRHSQPHSKHPTQTHSPPQPQQPPPKNRRLPPSQSMDDQPVGYRSYSPSFYRKTGRIMQQAHSFRDPSYSGPHLNWNTSPPEGAPTVSPPLASTSPESQDRAYRPTNHERGSVEITPQTQEVVMRQKPPTGRRNAHGMRHPHYALPMEGLEPSLFSPEPPDSVATSSSSGDTVPIKANGNVVPLSLEDDSLASIPFIGAIKSGRRSSYLLAITAERSKSCDEGLNAFRDEGRIFSRLPKRVKSFFTDGSLENLGTAEEVRSKRHSTSELGTITYSDVRREGWLHFKQILTEKGKKVGSGMRPWKRVFSVLRSHSLFLYKDKREAVLRGATLGGGAEDEQPISIRGCLVDIAYSETKRKHALRLTTQDFCEYLLQAEDRDQMLAWIQVIRENSKTDSEELGFSRQALINKKLNDYRKQSPTGSKPDSSPRLSRIKPPFLLAKNENALGAPRSPKSDVKDESSPPKSPWGINIMKKAKKAGPKAFGVRLEDCQPGVNNKFIPLIVEICCGLVEEMGLEYTGIYRVPGNNAMVSSLQDQLNKGLDINPTEEKWQDLNVVSSLLKSFFRKLPEPLFTNDKYNDFIDANRMDDASDRLKTMKKLIRDLPDYYYHTLKFLVCHLKTVADNSDKNKMEPRNLALVFGPTLVRTSEDNMKDMVTHMPDRYKIVETLIQHYLWFFSEEPDKDEKTPVDTEDVQPAPNIDHLLSNIGRTALLGDASDSTNSDSAKSKGSWGSKKDLTAKDFLTLSIMSAVTGRKRRKRHNGRRVGSSTDDDSEHERVKAGEEEVGDGAPHAEGEEEEDDDEEEEEGEEEKQEAKEERPAVQCGKEEEETGGRADARSIVSGYSTLSTLGRSLGAEDADDEHSELVSETDNESGFASRERPGKPPTPPRKPSAAPAGRVNDDDAGGGGARSTTPSSTSSAHRARSRPSFNSHKLIQCDTLARKKLKSDKMKAHWLELPEIADPDAPGTRTKTSLGSSRENLRPSRVRPLASSPPPSGEAASFAPVAKSLAEQVRARLLGSADDLRSVGMRKPLSPESRRKKRAWRRHTVVASPTEPTDDKRPPLVTTEFPLSPLNPKTALPRGDDGAERGSSGRQMPPSRFHQYL